A single region of the Candidatus Eisenbacteria bacterium genome encodes:
- the xseA gene encoding exodeoxyribonuclease VII large subunit: MSRRPFITRVAPRDEGPRVYSVSEIARALQYSLAEQFPYVTVQGEITGWRFTPGSHVYFSLKDSGAVLRVALFKSRVRVSHGSLANGVVVQVEGAIEYYAQGGSISLIAEKVAPVGSGALQAKFEALKRSLEAEGLFSPDRKRPLPRYPTRVAIVTSPTGAAIRDMIRILRQRAPYVRVTVAPAAVQGPGASLDLAASIRLINEWGRADVMIVGRGGGSLEDLWAFNEEPLVRAIAGSAIPVVSAVGHESDVTLADLAADARAATPTHAAQLVAKSRDEVLGALESLSKHARERLRRELGQRATHLAGIRSHHAMREPLRRVHDGLREVDDQKECLVRGLTGWVSQRRRRLESIEGILRAHAPSRSLERTRERLLALAHRAERCALDAVARGRGLAARDQRLLASYDYRGVLRRGYALVWSASGERRLVPRGGALRAEDPIEIQFADAKADASVLRVRPEKAKEGP, from the coding sequence GTGAGCCGGCGTCCCTTCATCACGCGCGTGGCCCCGCGGGACGAAGGGCCGCGCGTCTACTCGGTATCCGAGATCGCGCGCGCCCTCCAGTACTCCCTCGCGGAGCAATTCCCGTACGTCACGGTGCAGGGCGAGATCACGGGCTGGAGGTTCACGCCCGGATCCCACGTCTACTTCAGCCTCAAGGACTCGGGCGCGGTCCTCCGGGTCGCGCTCTTCAAGAGCCGGGTTCGCGTGTCCCACGGGTCCCTCGCCAATGGCGTCGTGGTCCAGGTCGAAGGCGCGATCGAGTACTACGCGCAAGGCGGCTCCATCTCGCTGATCGCGGAGAAGGTCGCGCCCGTGGGATCGGGCGCGCTCCAGGCGAAGTTCGAGGCGTTGAAGCGCTCGCTCGAAGCGGAAGGGCTCTTCAGCCCGGATCGGAAGCGGCCGCTCCCGCGGTACCCGACCCGGGTCGCGATCGTCACGTCGCCCACGGGCGCGGCCATCCGCGACATGATCCGGATCCTCCGCCAGCGCGCCCCGTACGTGCGCGTGACCGTCGCTCCCGCCGCCGTGCAGGGACCCGGAGCCTCGCTCGATCTGGCGGCGTCGATCCGGCTCATCAACGAGTGGGGGCGGGCGGACGTGATGATCGTGGGGCGGGGCGGAGGATCCCTCGAGGATCTCTGGGCGTTCAACGAGGAGCCCCTGGTGCGCGCCATCGCGGGATCGGCGATCCCCGTCGTGTCCGCGGTGGGACACGAGAGCGACGTGACGCTCGCCGATCTGGCCGCCGACGCCAGGGCCGCGACACCCACGCACGCGGCGCAGCTCGTCGCGAAGAGCCGCGACGAGGTCCTGGGCGCCCTCGAGTCCCTGTCGAAGCACGCGCGCGAGCGACTCCGGCGCGAGCTCGGCCAGCGAGCGACCCACCTCGCCGGCATCCGGAGCCACCATGCGATGCGCGAGCCGCTGCGCCGCGTGCACGACGGCCTCCGCGAGGTGGACGACCAGAAGGAGTGCCTCGTGCGCGGGCTCACCGGGTGGGTCTCGCAGCGCCGGCGGCGGCTCGAATCGATCGAAGGCATCCTCCGGGCGCACGCCCCGTCACGCTCGCTCGAGCGCACGCGGGAGCGCCTCCTGGCGCTCGCCCACCGCGCGGAGCGGTGCGCGCTGGATGCGGTCGCGCGCGGCCGCGGCCTCGCGGCTCGCGACCAGCGGCTCCTGGCGTCCTACGACTACCGCGGCGTCCTTCGAAGGGGATACGCGCTCGTCTGGAGCGCCTCGGGCGAGCGGCGCCTCGTGCCGCGGGGCGGCGCGCTTCGCGCGGAGGATCCGATCGAGATCCAGTTCGCGGATGCCAAGGCCGATGCGAGCGTCCTTCGTGTGCGTCCCGAGAAGGCGAAGGAGGGCCCATGA
- a CDS encoding divergent PAP2 family protein produces MADLAGSPLFHALTCGFLVQLSKVLTFLVREKKINVRRIVETGGMPSSHSASVCALTTCVGLREGTGSVLFGVVLYFSLIVMYDAAGLRRAAGRQATLLNRILHEHIQLPGPPHERLRELLGHTPIEVLVGAIIGVLYSLAIYRPPGGM; encoded by the coding sequence ATGGCCGATCTCGCGGGCAGTCCGCTGTTCCACGCGCTGACCTGCGGGTTCCTGGTGCAGCTCAGCAAGGTGTTGACCTTCCTCGTCCGGGAGAAGAAAATCAACGTGCGGCGCATCGTGGAAACGGGCGGAATGCCCAGCTCCCACTCGGCTTCGGTCTGTGCCCTGACGACCTGCGTGGGACTCCGCGAGGGAACCGGCTCCGTCCTCTTCGGCGTCGTGCTCTACTTCAGCCTCATCGTCATGTACGATGCGGCGGGACTTCGGAGGGCGGCCGGGCGCCAGGCGACGCTCTTGAACCGAATCCTGCACGAGCACATCCAGCTTCCGGGACCGCCCCACGAGCGGCTCCGCGAGCTTCTCGGACACACTCCGATCGAGGTCCTCGTGGGCGCGATCATCGGGGTGCTGTACTCGCTCGCCATCTACCGTCCACCGGGAGGCATGTGA
- a CDS encoding farnesyl diphosphate synthase, with product MATSSRFEAYLERARPRIDAALDRLLPSPRLEPRKLHEAMRYSVLAGGKRIRPALCLLACDSVLGKSAPAIDAAASLEMIHAFSLIHDDLPGMDDDDWRRGRPTNHIVYGEGMAILAGDALLSLAFETLTRRPMGEGRNPCALLRTVCEATGPKGMIGGQALDLLFEGKKVPLPRIYAMHRMKTGALIRGSLRLGAQIGGASTARLRAFDAYGERVGLAFQIVDDLLNVRSTRKELGKAAGSDRKRGKATAARAGSIRAEREAARLLREAAAIAPRLGRRAAEFESVTDYLLHRTH from the coding sequence GTGGCGACGAGCTCCCGTTTTGAGGCGTATCTCGAGCGCGCGCGTCCGCGAATCGACGCCGCGCTCGACCGCCTGCTGCCGTCTCCCCGCCTCGAGCCCCGGAAGCTGCACGAGGCGATGCGGTACAGCGTGCTCGCGGGAGGGAAGCGGATCCGGCCCGCGCTCTGCCTCCTCGCGTGCGACTCGGTCCTCGGGAAGAGCGCGCCGGCGATCGACGCCGCCGCGTCGCTCGAGATGATCCACGCCTTCAGCCTCATCCACGACGATCTTCCCGGCATGGACGACGACGACTGGCGGCGCGGCCGTCCGACGAATCACATCGTCTACGGCGAGGGGATGGCGATCCTCGCCGGGGACGCGCTCCTCTCGCTCGCGTTCGAGACGCTCACGCGACGGCCGATGGGGGAGGGACGGAACCCGTGCGCGCTCCTGCGGACGGTATGCGAGGCGACCGGCCCGAAGGGGATGATCGGAGGACAGGCCCTGGACCTCCTCTTCGAGGGGAAGAAGGTCCCGCTCCCGCGCATCTACGCCATGCACCGCATGAAGACGGGAGCGCTGATCCGGGGGTCGCTGCGGCTCGGGGCGCAGATCGGAGGGGCCTCCACGGCCCGGCTTCGCGCGTTCGACGCCTACGGAGAGCGCGTGGGCCTCGCGTTCCAGATCGTGGACGACCTCCTGAACGTCCGCTCCACCCGCAAGGAGCTGGGCAAGGCGGCGGGCTCGGACCGGAAGCGGGGCAAGGCGACCGCGGCCCGGGCGGGCTCGATCCGGGCGGAGCGGGAAGCGGCCCGGCTCCTCCGGGAAGCGGCGGCGATCGCCCCGCGGCTCGGGCGCCGCGCCGCGGAATTCGAGTCCGTGACAGATTACCTCCTCCATCGTACTCATTAG
- a CDS encoding exodeoxyribonuclease VII small subunit yields the protein MTRKAAADPNATGEAPSFETMMDRLQDLVGRLEQGNLTLEDSIRSFEEGMDLVRRCTEVLNQAEERIRKLTRDARGTAQETPLQGVEDEAGTGGDELPF from the coding sequence ATGACGAGGAAGGCAGCTGCCGACCCGAACGCGACGGGCGAGGCGCCGAGCTTCGAGACCATGATGGACCGGCTCCAGGATCTCGTGGGGCGTCTCGAGCAGGGGAATCTGACGCTCGAGGACTCGATCCGCTCCTTCGAGGAGGGGATGGATCTCGTGCGCCGGTGCACGGAGGTGCTGAACCAGGCGGAGGAGCGGATCCGGAAGCTCACGCGCGACGCGCGCGGGACGGCTCAGGAGACACCGCTCCAGGGAGTCGAGGACGAGGCGGGGACGGGTGGCGACGAGCTCCCGTTTTGA
- the dxs gene encoding 1-deoxy-D-xylulose-5-phosphate synthase → MSTNHLGSILTPGDLKRLPPEALPEVAAEIRERIIQVVAKTGGHLAPSLGTVELTIALHYTFDTPRDILIWDVGHQAYGHKILTGRNDTFDTLRQEGGLSGFPRRAESAYDAFGTAHASTAISAGLGFACARDLRGEKHSVIAVVGDGALTGGLAYEGLNQAGTAGADLLVVLNDNSMSISPNVGAIARYLTKLSSSPGYRKFEGEVWDLLGKLPAGRKARKLVSRLKEGMKNLMVPNILFEELGFKYYGPIDGHDLPMLLEVLKQLREVKGPVLLHALTRKGKGYKFSEDDARKYHGVASFDKLTGAAAKKGGTTPAPTYTEVYGQTLIELAQENPAVVAITAAMTDGTGLAKFATTLPDRFHDVGIAEQHGVCFAAGLAAAGMKPFATIYSTFLQRAYDQIVHDVAVQGLPVRFALDRAGLVGEDGATHHGVFDIAYLRCLPNMVLMAPKDENEFRHMLATMVAYDQGPIAVRYPRGAGLGVSMDSRLTPLPIGEGELVRSGSDLLLVAYGTMVPVAEKVAQQLAPRGVEVAVINARFAKPLDERLILDWARRVPRVATLEEGALSGGFGEGVLDLFSRNPVPGLRARCFGVPDRFFDHATRDSLLRAAGLAPEPLAAELERWLRDEPRATPESIAPAVTRA, encoded by the coding sequence GTGAGCACGAACCATCTGGGCTCGATCCTGACGCCGGGCGACCTGAAGCGGCTTCCACCCGAGGCGCTGCCGGAGGTGGCCGCGGAGATCCGCGAGCGCATCATCCAGGTCGTGGCGAAGACCGGAGGCCACCTGGCCCCGAGCCTCGGGACGGTCGAGCTCACGATCGCCCTTCACTACACGTTCGACACGCCGCGCGACATCCTGATCTGGGACGTCGGACACCAGGCGTACGGGCACAAGATCCTGACCGGACGGAACGACACGTTCGACACGCTCCGCCAGGAAGGCGGCCTCTCCGGGTTCCCGCGCCGCGCCGAGAGCGCGTACGACGCCTTCGGCACCGCGCACGCGTCGACCGCGATCTCGGCAGGGCTCGGGTTCGCCTGCGCCCGCGACCTGCGCGGCGAGAAGCACTCCGTGATCGCGGTCGTCGGAGACGGAGCGCTCACCGGCGGCCTCGCGTACGAGGGACTGAACCAGGCGGGCACCGCGGGGGCGGACCTCCTCGTCGTTCTGAACGACAACTCGATGTCGATCTCGCCCAACGTGGGCGCGATCGCCCGCTACCTGACGAAGCTCTCCTCGTCGCCTGGATATCGCAAGTTCGAGGGTGAGGTCTGGGATCTCCTCGGCAAGCTGCCCGCGGGGCGAAAGGCGCGAAAGCTCGTGAGCCGGCTCAAGGAGGGGATGAAGAACCTGATGGTTCCGAACATCCTCTTCGAGGAGCTGGGCTTCAAGTACTACGGCCCGATCGACGGACACGATCTCCCGATGCTGCTCGAGGTCCTGAAGCAGCTTCGCGAGGTGAAGGGTCCCGTGCTCCTCCACGCGCTCACGCGCAAGGGGAAGGGCTACAAGTTCTCCGAGGACGACGCGCGGAAGTACCATGGCGTCGCCTCGTTCGACAAGCTGACCGGCGCCGCGGCGAAGAAGGGCGGCACCACCCCCGCGCCGACCTACACCGAAGTCTACGGACAGACCCTGATCGAGCTGGCACAGGAGAACCCCGCCGTGGTGGCGATCACCGCGGCCATGACGGACGGGACCGGGCTCGCGAAGTTCGCGACCACGCTCCCGGACCGCTTCCACGACGTGGGCATCGCGGAGCAGCACGGCGTGTGCTTCGCCGCGGGACTCGCGGCCGCCGGCATGAAGCCCTTCGCCACGATCTACTCGACCTTCCTCCAGCGCGCCTACGACCAGATCGTGCACGACGTCGCGGTGCAGGGGCTCCCGGTCCGGTTCGCGCTGGACCGCGCGGGGCTCGTGGGCGAGGACGGCGCCACGCATCACGGCGTGTTCGACATCGCGTACCTCCGCTGTCTTCCGAACATGGTGCTGATGGCTCCGAAGGACGAGAACGAGTTCCGCCACATGCTCGCCACCATGGTCGCGTACGACCAGGGGCCCATCGCGGTCCGCTATCCGCGCGGGGCCGGGCTCGGCGTCTCCATGGATTCGCGCCTCACGCCGCTCCCGATCGGAGAGGGCGAGCTCGTGAGGTCCGGCTCCGACCTCCTCCTCGTCGCGTACGGCACGATGGTGCCGGTGGCGGAGAAGGTGGCCCAGCAGCTCGCGCCGCGGGGCGTGGAGGTGGCGGTGATCAACGCGCGGTTCGCGAAGCCTCTCGACGAGCGGCTGATCCTCGACTGGGCGCGGCGGGTTCCGCGCGTCGCCACGCTCGAGGAGGGGGCGCTGAGCGGCGGATTCGGCGAGGGCGTGCTCGACCTCTTCTCGCGAAATCCCGTACCCGGGCTTCGCGCGCGCTGCTTCGGCGTGCCGGACCGCTTCTTCGATCACGCCACCCGCGACTCGCTGCTGCGGGCCGCGGGACTCGCCCCCGAGCCTCTCGCCGCCGAGCTGGAACGCTGGCTTCGCGACGAGCCCCGAGCCACTCCGGAATCGATCGCTCCCGCCGTCACGCGCGCATGA